One genomic region from Eublepharis macularius isolate TG4126 chromosome 18, MPM_Emac_v1.0, whole genome shotgun sequence encodes:
- the AEN gene encoding apoptosis-enhancing nuclease: MPSSGKHLLGEMNPAEADQGGCLGVEGRLLQCPCCQWDPGRSLNKAPPDTVAGRQNKKKSRKHQRCMVRRTLERKELQGPRLGEETLYMASKPSKACRMQGQEVSELTKEDVEKDRRTFCPIPVPSAGTATQHPSSQDFGNLAPLPSHPGAGADSFSYQKPKTRKLVAIDCEMVGTGPGGKVNELARCTVVNYDGDVVYDKYVRPQLPVVDYRTRWSGITRRHMEKATPFMKARAEVLQILRDKIVVGHAVHNDFRALKYFHPRDWTRDTSQSPHLREKCGLLVKANVSLKSLAKQLLHKEIQVSKKGHSSVEDAQASMELYRLVEIQWEKDMTARLSSCSPHSPPDNCADNDRYMDDRYWPEDLDLDCK, from the exons ATGCCTTCTAGCGGCAAGCATCTACTAGGAGAAATGAATCCAGCAGAAGCTGACCAGGGGGGTTGCTTGGGGGTGGAAGGCCGGCTTCTTCAGTGCCCCTGCTGCCAGTGGGATCCAGGCCGCTCTCTCAATAAAGCACCCCCAGACACTGTAGCCGGCAGGCAGAATAAAAAAAAGTCCAGAAAGCACCAACGTTGTATGGTGCGTAGGACGCTGGAACGGAAGGAGCTGCAGGGACCCAGATTGGGGGAAGAGACCCTGTACATGGCATCGAAGCCCTCCAAGGCCTGTAGGATGCAGGGCCAGGAAGTCAGCGAGTTGACCAAGGAAGATGTGGAGAAGGACCGTAGAACGTTCTGCCCGATACCAGTTCCATCAGCAGGAACAGCCACGCAGCATCCCTCTTCCCAAGACTTTGGGAACCTGGCACCCTTGCCCTCGCACCCTGGTGCAGGCGCCGATTCTTTCTCCTATCAGAAGCCCAAAACTAGGAAGCTGGTGGCTATAGACTGTGAAATGGTGGGCACAGGCCCCGGTGGGAAAGTCAACGAGTTGGCTCGGTGTACGGTGGTGAACTACGATGGGGATGTCGTCTATGACAAGTACGTCCGGCCGCAGCTTCCAGTAGTGGATTATAGGACTCGGTGGAGCGGGATCACCCGGCGACACATGGAGAAGGCCACTCCTTTCATGAAGGCACGGGCAGAG GTCCTGCAGATCTTAAGAGACAAAATCGTGGTGGGACATGCCGTCCACAATGACTTCCGGGCCCTGAAATATTTCCATCCCCGAGACTGGACGCGTGACACTAGCCAGAGCCCCCACCTGAGGGAGAAATGTGGGCTGCTTGTGAAAGCCAATGTCTCTCTTAAGAGTTTAGCCAAGCAGCTGCTGCACAAAGAGATTCAG GTGAGCAAAAAGGGACACTCATCAGTGGAAGATGCTCAGGCCTCTATGGAACTGTACAGACTGGTGGAAATACAGTGGGAAAAGGACATGACTGCCCGACTCTCCTCCTGTTCTCCGCACAGTCCTCCAGATAACTGTGCCGATAATGACCGCTACATGGATGATCGGTATTGGCCTGAGGACCTTGACCTAGATTGCAAATGA